One Ricinus communis isolate WT05 ecotype wild-type chromosome 1, ASM1957865v1, whole genome shotgun sequence DNA window includes the following coding sequences:
- the LOC8268804 gene encoding beta-adaptin-like protein B gives MSGHDSKYFSTTKKGEIPELKEELNSQYKDKRKDAVKKVIAAMTVGKDVSSLFTDVVNCMQTENLELKKLVYLYLINYAKSQPDLAILAVNTFVKDSQDPNPLIRALAVRTMGCIRVDKITEYLCDPLQRCLKDDDPYVRKTAAICVAKLFDINAELVEDRGFLESLKDLISDNNPMVVANAVAALAEIQENSSRPIFEITSHTLSKLLTALNECTEWGQVFILDALSRYKAADAREAENIVERVTPRLQHANCAVVLSAVKMILQQMELITSTDVVRNLCKKMAPPLVTLLSAEAEIQYVALRNINLIVQRRPTILAHEIKVFFCKYNDPIYVKMEKLEIMIKLASDRNIDQVLLEFKEYATEVDVDFVRKAVRAIGRCAIKLERAAERCISVLLELIKIKVNYVVQEAIIVIKDIFRRYPNTYESIIATLCESLDTLDEPEAKASMIWIIGEYAERIDNADELLESFLESFPEEPAQVQLQLLTATVKLFLKKPTEGPQQMIQVVLNNATVETDNPDLRDRAYIYWRLLSTDPEAAKDVVLAEKPVISDDSNQLDSSLLDELLANIATLSSVYHKPPEAFVTRVKTATQRTEDDDYPDGSETGYSESPSHPANVGASPPNVPYAGSRHPAPAPAAPQPAAAVPDLLGDLIGMDNSAIVPVDQPSTPAGPPLPVVLPASAGHGLQISAQLTRRDGQIFYSLLFENNSQVPLDGFMIQFNKNTFGLAAAGPLQVPQLQPGTSATTLLPMVLFQNMSTGPPNSLLQVAVKNNQQPVLYFNDKISLYVFFTEDGRMERGSFLETWRSLPDSNEVSKDFPDLVMNSVEATLDRLATSNMFFIAKRKHANQDVFYFSTKIPRGIPFLIELTTAVGTSGVKCAIKTPNPEMAPLFFEAVETLIKG, from the exons ATGAGTGGCCACGATTCCAAGTACTTTTCAACTACAAAGAAGGGTGAAATCCCTGAACTTAAGGAAGAGCTCAATTCTCAGTACAAG GATAAGAGAAAAGATGCTGTTAAAAAAGTTATTGCCGCCATGACTGTTGGAAAGGATGTTTCGTCACTTTTTACGGATGTAGTGAATTGTATGCAAACAGAGAATTTGGAGCTTAAGAAGCTGGTTTATTTGTACCTTATTAATTATGCTAAAAGCCAGCCTGATCTTGCTATACTTGCTGTCAATACTTTTGTCAAG GATTCACAAGATCCAAATCCTCTGATTCGAGCTTTGGCTGTACGAACAATGGGTTGCATTCGTGTTGACAAAATTACGGAGTATTTATGTGATCCTCTTCAGAGGTGTCTGAAG GATGATGATCCTTATGTTCGTAAGACAGCAGCCATTTGTGTAGCCAAACTTTTTGACATAAATGCTGAGTTAGTTGAAGATAGGGGATTTCTGGAATCTCTAAAGGATTTGATTTCTGATAATAATCCCATGGTTGTAGCAAATGCTGTGGCAGCACTTGCAGAGATTCAAGAGAATAGTAGCAGGCCAATCTTTGAGATTACTAGTCACACACTTTCAAAGCTGCTTACTGCTCTAAATGAGTGCACAGA atggGGCCAAGTTTTTATATTGGATGCACTGTCTAGATACAAGGCCGCTGATGCTCGTGAGGCCGAGAATATAGTGGAACGAGTTACTCCACGACTACAACATGCTAATTGTGCAGTTGTACTGTCGGCTGTTAAG ATGATCCTTCAACAAATGGAACTTATCACAAGCACAGATGTTGTCCGAAATCTTTGCAAGAAGATGGCTCCTCCTCTTGTGACATTACTTTCTGCAGAAGCTGAGATACAGTATGTTGCATTGCGGAACATCAACCTAATTGTACAGAGACGGCCTACAATCCTTGCACATGAAATTAAG GTTTTCTTCTGCAAGTACAATGATCCAATTTATGTGAAGATGGAGAAGCTAGAAATCATGATAAAACTTGCCTCAGACAGAAATATCGACCAA GTCCTGTTGGAGTTCAAAGAGTATGCCACTGAAGTAGATGTAGATTTTGTCAGAAAGGCTGTTCGTGCCATTGGCCGCTGTGCTATTAAGTTGGAGAGAGCTGCTGAGCGTTGCATCAGTGTTCTGCTAGAgctgattaaaattaaagtaaattatGTGGTTCAAGAGGCTATTATTGTTATCAAAGACATCTTTAGAAGATACCCTAACAC TTATGAATCAATCATTGCGACACTCTGTGAGAGCTTGGACACTTTAGACGAGCCGGAAGCTAAG GCTTCCATGATCTGGATAATTGGTGAATATGCTGAAAGAATTGACAATGCTGATGAGCTCCTGGAAAGCTTCTTGGAGAGTTTCCCTGAAGAGCCTGCGCAAGTCCAGTTGCAATTGTTGACTGCAACTGTTAAACTCTTCCTTAAAAAGCCAACTGAAGGCCCTCAGCAAATGATTCAG GTTGTTTTAAATAATGCAACTGTGGAAACAGACAATCCTGATTTACGGGATCGTGCTTACATATATTGGCGACTGCTATCTACTGATCCTGAG gcTGCTAAAGATGTTGTGTTAGCTGAGAAGCCTGTGATTAGCGATGATTCAAACCAGCTTGATTCATCTCTTCTGGATGAGCTTCTTGCCAATATTGCTACATTATCCTCTGTGTATCACAAGCCTCCTGAAGCATTTGTTACCCGTGTTAAGACAGCAACACAGAGAACTGAAGACGATGACTATCCTGATGGGAGTGAAACAGGGTATTCAGAATCACCTTCTCATCCTGCAAATGTTGGTGCATCACCACCCAATGTTCCATATGCTGGATCAAGGCATCCGGCCCCTGCACCAGCTGCACCTCAACCTGCTGCTGCTGTGCCAGATTTACTTGGTGACCTGATAGGCATGGATAATAGTGCTATTGTCCCTGTTGACCAGCCATCTACTCCTGCTGG CCCTCCTTTGCCAGTTGTACTACCAGCATCAGCTGGTCATGGTTTACAAATCAGTGCACAGCTAACCCGAAGAGATGGCCAAATCTTTTATAGCTTGTTGTTTGAGAACAACTCACAGGTTCCCCTCGATGGGTTCATGATTCAGTTTAATAAGAATACATTTGGTCTTGCAGCTGCTGGACCCTTACAG GTTCCACAACTGCAACCTGGGACATCAGCCACAACTTTGCTACCTATGGTGTTGTTCCAAAACATGTCTACTGGTCCTCCAAACTCACTTTTGCAAGTTGCTGTGAAAAATAATCAACAGCCAGTATTGTACTTCAATGACAAAATTTCATTGTATGTTTTCTTCACTGAGGATGGGAGGATGGAGCGCGGGAGCTTCCTTGAG ACATGGAGGTCTCTTCCCGACTCAAATGAGGTGTCAAAGGACTTTCCAGACCTTGTAATGAACAGCGTAGAAGCTACTTTAGATCGTTTGGCTACATCAAACATGTTTTTTATTGCAAAGAGAAAGCACGCGAACCAAGATGTGTTCTACTTCTCTACAAAAATACCTCGAGGAATTCCATTTTTGATCGAATTAACCACAGCTGTCGGAACCTCTGGGGTAAAGTGTGCAATCAAGACTCCGAACCCTGAAATGGCGCCACTTTTCTTTGAAGCTGTGGAAACACTCATCAAGGGTTAG
- the LOC8268803 gene encoding nascent polypeptide-associated complex subunit beta, protein MNRERLMKMAGAVRTGGKGSMRRKKKAVHKTTTTDDKRLQSTLKRIGVNTIPAIEEVNIFKDDIVIQFVNPKVQASIAANTWVVSGTPQTKKLQDILPQVLGHLGPDNLDNLKKLAEQIQKQAPGAGATATTEQVEDDDDEVPDLVPGETFEAAAEEGKTAS, encoded by the exons ATGAATAGGGAGAGGCTTATGAAGATGGCTGGTGCAGTTCGCACTGGTGGGAAGGGCAGCATGAGAAG AAAGAAGAAGGCTGTCCACAAGACTACTACAACAGATGATAAAAGGCTTCAGAGCACTTTAAAGAGAATAGGAGTGAATACCATTCCTGCTATTGAGGAAGTGAACATATTCAAGGACGACATAGTTATCCAGTTTGTGAATCCCAAAG TTCAAGCATCCATTGCGGCGAATACATGGGTTGTTAGTGGCACTCCACAGACTAAAA aATTGCAGGATATTCTCCCTCAAGTGCTTGGACATTTGG GTCCTGATAATTTGGACAACCTTAAGAAGTTGGCGGAGCAAATTCAGAAGCAGGCACCAGGTGCAGGCGCCACTGCAACCACAGAGCAAGttgaggatgatgatgatgaggttccTGATCTTGTGCCTGGAGAGACATTTGAAGCTGCTGCGGAGGAGGGTAAAACTGCTTCTTAG